The window GGGTCATTCGCCTCCAAGGCTGCTTCGAAGGCCTTCAGGGAGTGGTGGCACGGGGCCAGGGGAGTGTAGACCTCCGTGGAGGCGCACCAGACCATGACCGCCCGGCTAGCCCCGGTCTCCTGCAGCGCTCTCTGGATATCCTCACAGAGTGCCTCCGCTAGATGCCGCTTCGTTGGGGCCTGCTTGACGTGCGGGCCATGAAGGCGCCGCACGTACTGTGGATCGAAGACGGCCGGCAGTGGACGAATGGAGCGCAGGAAGTCCTCCACCGCGGCCAAGTCTTGCTCTGAGAGGACCCTTGCTTGGCGGGCAGCTTCGTAGGCGTCCTCCGGGAAGATGTCCCATGTCGTGAAGACCAAGTCTTCCAGCGGTGCCAGTGGAAGGGCCTCCCGAAGGGCCCGACCAGCTCTATCGCCTTCCTCCAGATGTCCCATCTGCGTCAGAGAGCCGATCGGAGCTGCCAGTTTGCGCCGAACTGCTTCTACCCCAGCCAAAAGGGTCGTCGTAACGGCGCCCAGTCCCGGTAGCAGGACCAGTAGGCGCCCAACGTGTGGAAGGATTCCCCCCTCTGCCACCATTGCTCCTCACCCTAGTAGAGCTGCCACTGCTAACGGTACAGGGGACGTTCGCGGAAGCCATGCTCTTGTATCAGTCCCAGCAGTCGCCTCTGCCGCGCAGAGGTCCAGACGAGCAATCCCAACAACGCGAGGTTCAGTCCAACGAACTCCCACCACCAGAAGGCTGCAGGAACCCCTAAGAAGCTTGCCACGAAGAGCGCAAGAGTGCGGTAATTGGAACTCAGGAGCGACCAACCGTAGACAACCGGCCGGAAGAGCCAGCGATACCACTCCCGGAGGAGCGGGAGGGAATCGACCTTGAGTGACCGCTCTACTCGAGCGAACCGATACTCTCCACTGAGGGAGCTCTGCACAGCGAGGTAGGCCCGATAGAGGGGACGGACGCCCCGCGGGACAAGCTCAACAGCTGCAACCAATGCTGGCTTTCCGAGGACCCACTGCTCGTAGAGCTGCCGCTGCCGCTCATAGGAGCTAGCCTGGACAATGTGGCTGAACCCGGCGGCTGCTGCCAACAAGAGTGCCTCCACCCCCATCTGGGGCAGGAGCGACCATGCCAGCGATGCGTAGATAGCCGCGAAGGTCCCATGGTCGCAGAGCCCATCGAGCACCTTGCCCCATTCTGACGTCTTCCCTGTCAGCCGCGCCAGTTGCCCATCGGCACCGTCTAGAACATGCCACAGCACCATCAAGGCAAACCCAACCACGCACGTCCACCGCTGCTCCCAGAATCCATACGCCACAGCTGCCCCGAGCCCACAGCAGAGCCCCGCTATGGAGAGTGCGTTCGGATGCACCCCCCGGCATGCACTCCATTGCACAATCTGCCAACTGATGGGATGGATGAACCACCGGTTCGTCGGTTCCTCAATCTCAGCAGGGCGCCATGCTTGGAGACGCAGTGCTTCCGTTGACGTCATGCCTCCTCTCCCCATAGCGTCGCTATGAGGCTCCGTGCCCGTGCCCGCTCACGATGCTCACAGAGGTAGATCCCCTGCCATGTCCCCAGCCCCAACTGCCCCTCTACGACCGGGATGAGCAGCGAGCAGCCGATGAGCACGCTCTTGATGTGCGAAGTCATGTCGTCGGGCCCCTCCACTGTGTGCTCGTAGAGGCGCGTATCCTCTGGGACCAAGCGCCGGAGGAATCGCTCCAGGTCTGAGCGCACCGTGGGGTCGGCGTTCTCAT is drawn from Candidatus Kapaibacterium sp. and contains these coding sequences:
- a CDS encoding CDP-alcohol phosphatidyltransferase family protein — encoded protein: MTSTEALRLQAWRPAEIEEPTNRWFIHPISWQIVQWSACRGVHPNALSIAGLCCGLGAAVAYGFWEQRWTCVVGFALMVLWHVLDGADGQLARLTGKTSEWGKVLDGLCDHGTFAAIYASLAWSLLPQMGVEALLLAAAAGFSHIVQASSYERQRQLYEQWVLGKPALVAAVELVPRGVRPLYRAYLAVQSSLSGEYRFARVERSLKVDSLPLLREWYRWLFRPVVYGWSLLSSNYRTLALFVASFLGVPAAFWWWEFVGLNLALLGLLVWTSARQRRLLGLIQEHGFRERPLYR
- a CDS encoding secondary thiamine-phosphate synthase enzyme YjbQ yields the protein MVWYQRQLKLGPKGRGIHLVTEEILQQLPELRRLRRGMLHLFLQHTSASLAINENADPTVRSDLERFLRRLVPEDTRLYEHTVEGPDDMTSHIKSVLIGCSLLIPVVEGQLGLGTWQGIYLCEHRERARARSLIATLWGEEA